A region from the Drosophila ananassae strain 14024-0371.13 chromosome 2L, ASM1763931v2, whole genome shotgun sequence genome encodes:
- the LOC6500647 gene encoding filamin-A isoform X4: MASRKPNEYYQQAQQQGQPADQYEENFDEDMEAERDLAEDAQWKKIQQNTFTRWANEHLKTIDRSINNLETDLSDGLRLIALIEVLSQKRMPKYNKRPTFRSQKLENVSVALKFLQDEGIKIVNIDSSDIVDCKLKLILGLIWTLILHYSISMPMWDGEDEKQLNGSGHTPKQRLLNWIHAKIPDLPINNFTNDWTTGKAVGALVDACAPGLCPDWEMWDAKDAVQNASEAMGLADDWLNVRQLIKPEELVNPNVDEQSMMTYLSQYPNSKLKTGAPLRPKTNPNRVRAYGPGIEPIGPVVGAPANFTVETFSAGKGAVDVEIQGPNGEIEKADVRFNNDKNLTYTVSYIPKAEGPHKVGVKFSGRDIPKSPFPVKVEGHAGDASKVKVTGPGIQPNGVTIKKPTFFDILTKDAGRGVPEVIIIDPANHKTSVAAKVRQLENDTWRCEYVTALQGLHSVNVFYAGTPIPNSPFPVKVAPLSDARKVRASGRGLQATGVRVGDDADFKIYTEGAGEGLPEVRVIGPGGMNQNVMLSKVDGNTYECHYYPTKEGRYVIMVTFAGQEVPKSPFEIKVGPKKESSIVAYGPGLSSGVIGYPAAFVVETNGETGALGFTVAGPSQAEIECHDNGDGSALVKYLPTAVGEYAVHILCDNEDIPKSPFIAQILPRTDFHPELVKSSGPGLEKNGVTINQPTSFTVDTSKAGNAPLDVVVQDVYGTKLPVELKNNPDGTKKVTYTPTSGVPHTVEVNYGGVSTPNSPHRVYVGVPVDAARVQAFGPWLQPGVHPNVPTHFNVDAREAGDAELKVKIVHEETKLEVPCRIIDNEDNTYSVEVIPPTKGAYTTTMTYGGQRVPLGQKVVVEQTVDVSKIKVDGLEPTAPLNSLQQFRIITHGLPKADLAVTITSPSGNRVKAHIIPTAEGFLVNFTPTQLGEYLLSICFGGTPITPRPFRLQCLTGSDSNKVQAFGPGLERGIVGQPAEFMIDTRGAGQGGLGVTVEGPCEAAINCRDNGDGTCNVAYLPTEAGDYTVNITFNERHINGSPFQPLIVPVPNLKNTRVSGIGIQPHGVIMNAATDFMVDMSNVGSNIDSGKLSCAIFDPMGHVLPSKIVQGPTDDIFRIMYTPFEAGRHTIELMYDNIPVPGSPFVVNVKSGCDPSRCKAYGPGLETGLTNQKNKFTVETKGAGNGGLSLAIEGPSEAKMTCTDNRDGSCDVDYLATDPGEYDITIRFADKHIPGSPFRVLVEETVDPTKVKVYGPGIEHGQVRESVPTYFNVDVAEAGPGRIAVKLTNSEGIPVDNLRVEDKGNSIYAVHYVPPKAGSVLTCQVKFSEVEVPCSPFVMTVFPKSEATKVKVKGVNEKKKTPASLPAEFEIDTKQAGQADINVAIKNPKGKPMQPRLEEVASGTYVVSFVPDECGTYQCSIKYGDKEIEGSPFKLEAFPTGEAKKCKLVEQAPKIQPSGSQSHLKVDAREAGDGAVTCKITNKEGNEIVDIDVIEKDGFFDILYALNDPGDYDINVKFGGKDIPNGSFSIKAVESIEQYSHSEYIEEHTTKVVQQTTQSELVNGKSEITYRSVAFEKLPLPTTGGNVTAEVRMPSGKVDKPVIQDNRDGTVSVKYDPREEGSHELVVKYNGEPVQGSPFKFHVDSITSGYVTAYGPGLTHGVTGEPANFTISTKGASAGGLTMAVEGPSKADINYHDNKDGTVSVQYLPTAPGEYQVSVRFGDKHIKGSPYFAKITGEGRKRNQISVGSCSEVTMPGDITDDDLRALNASIQAPSGLEEPCFLKRMPTGNIGISFTPREIGEHLVSVKRLGKHINNSPFKVTVCEREVGDAKKVKVSGNGLKEGQTHADNIFSVDTRNAGFGGLSVSIEGPSKAEIQCTDKDDGTLNISYKPTEPGYYIVNLKFADHHVEGSPFTVKVSGEGSNRKREKIQRERDAVPITEIGSQCKLTFKMPGITSFDLAACVTSPSNVTEDAEIQEVEDGLYSVHFVPKELGVHTVSVRYSEMHIPGSPFQFTVGPLRDSGSHLVKAGGSGLERGIVGEAAEFNVWTREAGGGSLAISVEGPSKADIEFKDRKDGSCDVSYKVTEPGEYRVGLKFNDRHIPDSPFKVYVSPDAGDAHKLEVQQFPQGNIQADAPYQFMVRKNGAKGELDAKIVAPSGTDDDCFIQVIDGEMYSVRFYPRENGIHAIHVKFNGVHIPDSPFRIKVGKDVADPAAVHATGNGLDEVKTGHKADFIINTCNAGVGTLAVSIDGPSKVAMDCTEVEEGYKVRYTPLLPGEHYITVKYNNMHIVGSPFKVNATGDKLADEGAQETSTVIVETVQKVAKGGKNTGVHLPTFKSDASKVVSKGMGLKKAYIGKQNQFSISATDAGNNILYVGMYGPRGPCEEFHVKHAGHNNYNVQYLVRDRGQYVLLIKWGEEHIPGSPFQIDV; the protein is encoded by the exons ATGGCTTCCAGAAAA CCGAACGAGTACTACCAACAGGCACAGCAGCAGGGCCAGCCGGCGGACCAGTACGAGGAGAACTTCGACGAGGACATGGAGGCCGAACGGGATCTCGCCGAGGATGCGCAATGGAAGAAGATCCAACAGAACACCTTCACCCGGTGGGCCAACGAGCACCTGAAGACGATAGATCGGTCGATCAACAACCTGGAGACGGATCTCTCCGACGGCCTCCGACTGATCGCCCTGATCGAGGTCCTCTCCCAGAAGCGTATGCCCAAGTACAATAAACGCCCAACATTCCGCAGCCAGAAACTTGAAAACGTCTCGGTGGCCCTGAAATTCCTTCAGGATGAGGGAATCAAAATCGTAAACATTG ACTCCTCGGACATTGTGGACTGTAAGCTGAAACTGATACTGGGCCTGATTTGGACACTGATCCTCCACTACTCGATATCGATGCCCATGTGGGATGGCGAGGACGAGAAGCAGCTGAACGGATCGGGCCACACGCCCAAGCAGCG CCTGCTCAACTGGATACACGCCAAGATACCCGACTTGCCCATCAATAACTTCACCAACGACTGGACCACGGGCAAGGCTGTGGGCGCCCTCGTCGATGCCTGTGCCCCGGGCCTGTGTCCCGACTGGGAGATGTGGGATGCCAAGGATGCCGTCCAGAACGCTTCCGAGGCCATGGGCCTGGCCGATGACTGGCTCAATGTGCGCCAGCTGATCAAGCCCGAGGAGCTGGTGAACCCCAATGTGGATGAGCAGTCGATGATGACCTATCTGTCGCAGTatcccaactctaagctcaagACCGGAGCTCCGCTGAGGCCCAAGACCAATCCCAACAG AGTGCGTGCCTATGGTCCAGGAATTGAACCCATTGGCCCAGTGGTCGGTGCCCCAGCCAATTTCACGGTGGAAACCTTCTCCGCCGGCAAAG GTGCTGTGGATGTGGAGATCCAGGGACCCAATGGCGAGATCGAAAAGGCTGATGTCCGCTTCAACAACGACAAGAACCTCACCTACACCGTCTCGTACATACCCAAGGCCGAGGGTCCTCACAAGGTGGGCGTAAAGTTCTCCGGACGCGACATCCCCAAGTCGCCGTTCCCCGTCAAGGTCGAAGGACATGCCGGCGATGCCTCCAAGGTTAAGGTTACTGGTCCCGGCATCCAGCCCAACGGAGTGACCATTAAGAAGCCTACTTTCTTCGACATACTCACCAAGGATGCGGGTCGTGGTGTGCCCGAGGTGATCATCATCGATCCGGCCAACCACAAGACCTCGGTGGCCGCCAAGGTGCGTCAGCTGGAGAATGATACGTGGCGTTGCGAGTACGTCACTGCTCTGCAGGGTCTGCATTCGGTAAACGTCTTCTACGCCGGCACACCCATTCCGAACAGTCCATTCCCGGTTAAGGTGGCCCCACTGTCGGATGCCCGCAAGGTGCGCGCTTCCGGCCGTGGCCTCCAGGCCACCGGAGTTCGTGTCGGCGACGATGCGGACTTCAAGATCTATACCGAGGGTGCTGGCGAGGGTTTGCCCGAGGTGCGCGTCATTGGTCCCGGTGGCATGAACCAGAACGTGATGCTGTCGAAGGTGGATGGCAACACCTACGAATGCCACTACTATCCCACCAAGGAGGGTCGCTACGTAATCATGGTCACGTTTGCCGGCCAGGAAGTTCCCAAATCCCCGTTCGAAATAAAGGTGGGCCCCAAGAAGGAGTCCTCGATTGTAGCCTATGGCCCTGGCCTGAGCAGCGGTGTCATTGGCTACCCGGCTGCCTTCGTGGTGGAGACCAATGGCGAGACAGGCGCCCTCGGGTTCACCGTGGCCGGACCCTCGCAGGCCGAGATCGAGTGCCACGACAACGGCGATGGATCCGCCCTGGTCAAGTACCTTCCGACCGCTGTCGGAGAGTATGCCGTCCACATCCTGTGCGACAACGAGGACATCCCCAAATCCCCGTTTATTGCCCAAATTCTGCCACGCACCGACTTCCACCCCGAGCTGGTCAAGAGCAGTGGCCCGGGGCTGGAGAAGAATGGCGTTACTATCAATCAGCCCACCAGTTTCACCGTAGACACCAGCAAGGCTGGCAACGCTCCCTTGGATGTGGTCGTCCAGGATGTGTACGGCACTAAGCTGCCTGTGGAGCTGAAGAACAACCCGGACGGCACCAAGAAGGTTACTTACACGCCCACTTCCGGAGTCCCCCACACCGTCGAAG TTAACTACGGCGGCGTCTCCACTCCCAATTCCCCGCATCGCGTCTACGTCGGCGTCCCTGTGGATGCGGCCAGGGTTCAGGCCTTCGGTCCCTGGCTACAGCCTGGAGTGCATCCCAATGTACCCACCCATTTCAATGTGGACGCCCGCGAGGCCGGCGATGCCGAGCTCAAGGTgaagatcgttcatgaggagACCAAGCTCGAAGTGCCCTGCCGCATCATCGACAACGAGGACAACACCTACTCCGTGGAGGTTATCCCGCCAACTAAGGGCGCCTACACCACAACCATGACCTACGGCGGCCAGAGGGTTCCTCTGGGACAGAAGGTCGTCGTGGAGCAGACAGTGGATGTGTCCAAGATCAAGGTGGACGGACTCGAGCCGA CCGCGCCCCTAAATAGTTTACAGCAGTTCCGGATCATCACACACGGCCTGCCCAAGGCGGATCTGGCCGTGACGATAACCAGCCCGTCGGGCAATCGCGTCAAGGCCCACATCATACCCACGGCTGAGGGCTTCCTGGTCAACTTCACGCCCACCCAGCTGGGCGAGTATCTGCTGAGCATTTGCTTTGGTGGCACACCGATCACCCCACGACCCTTCCGGCTGCAGTGCCTCACAGGCAGCGACTCCAACAAGGTACAGGCCTTTGGACCTGGATTGGAGCGGGGAATTGTGGGCCAGCCGGCGGAGTTTATGATCGACACACGGGGTGCCGGGCAGGGGGGACTGGGTGTTACCGTGGAGGGTCCCTGCGAGGCAGCCATTAACTGCCGGGACAACGGCGATGGCACCTGCAATGTGGCCTACCTGCCGACCGAGGCGGGTGACTACACCGTCAATATAACCTTCAACGAGCGCCACATCAACGGGTCGCCATTCCAGCCGCTGATTGTCCCGGTGCCGAACCTGAAGAACACCCGGGTCAGCGGCATCGGCATCCAGCCGCATG GTGTGATCATGAACGCCGCCACGGACTTCATGGTGGACATGAGCAATGTGGGAAGCAACATTGACTCCGGCAAACTGTCCTGCGCCATCTTCGATCCCATGGGCCATGTCCTGCCCAGCAAGATCGTCCAGGGACCCACCGACGACATCTTCCGGATCATGTACACGCCCTTCGAGGCCGGTCGCCACACCATCGAACTGATGTACGACAATATCCCGGTGCCGGGATCTCCGTTTGTGGTAAACGTGAAGAGCGGCTGCGATCCGTCGCGTTGCAAGGCCTACGGACCTGGTCTGGAGACGGGCCTGACCAACCAGAAGAACAAGTTCACTGTGGAGACGAAGGGCGCCGGAAACGGCGGGCTCTCTCTGGCCATTGAAGGGCCCTCGGAGGCCAAGATGACCTGCACGGATAATCGCGACGGCAGCTGCGATGTGGACTACTTGGCCACGGATCCGGGCGAGTACGATATCACCATTCGCTTTGCCGACAAGCACATCCCCGGCTCCCCGTTCCGCGTGCTCGTGGAGGAGACGGTGGATCCCACTAAGGTGAAGGTCTATGGACCTGGCATTGAGCACGGCCAGGTGCGCGAGAGCGTGCCGACCTACTTCAATGTGGATGTGGCCGAGGCTGGTCCCGGCCGCATCGCCGTGAAGCTGACCAACTCCGAGGGCATTCCCGTGGACAACTTGCGGGTGGAGGACAAGGGCAACAGCATTTATGCCGTGCATTATGTGCCGCCCAAGGCGGGATCCGTTCTCACATGTCAAGTTAAGTTCTCCGAAGTCGAAGTGCCATGCAG TCCTTTTGTGATGACCGTTTTCCCCAAATCGGAAGCCaccaaggtcaaggtcaagggcGTCAATGAGAAGAAGAAAACTCCCGCCTCCCTGCCCGCCGAATTCGAGATCGACACAAAACAAGCCGGCCAGGCCGACATCAATGTGGCCATCAAGAATCCGAAGGGCAAGCCGATGCAGCCCCGCCTCGAGGAAGTGGCCAGTGGCACGTACGTGGTGTCCTTTGTGCCGGACGAGTGCGGAACGTACCAATGCAGCATCAAGTACGGCGACAAGGAGATCGAGGGGTCGCCCTTCAAACTCGAAGCATTCCCCACCGGCGAGGCCAAGAAGTGCAAGCTGGTGGAGCAGGCGCCCAAGATCCAGCCCTCGGGCAGTCAGTCGCACCTGAAGGTGGACGCCCGTGAGGCCGGAGATGGTGCTGTGACCTGCAAGATAACCAACAAGGAGGGCAA CGAGATTGTGGACATTGATGTGATCGAGAAGGACGGCTTCTTCGATATCCTGTACGCCCTGAACGATCCTGGCGACTACGACATCAATGTGAAGTTTGGCGGCAAGGACATACCGAACGGCAGCTTCTCCATCAAG GCTGTCGAAAGTATCGAACAATATTCGCATAGTGAGTACATCGAGGAGCACACGACCAAGGTGGTGCAGCAAACAACGCAG AGCGAGCTTGTGAACGGAAAATCTGAGATCACATACCGAAGTGTTGCCTTCGAAAAATTGCCACTTCCCACGACAGGCGGTAACGTAACAG CTGAAGTCAGAATGCCAAGCGGTAAGGTAGACAAACCCGTTATTCAGGACAACCGTGACGGTACCGTCTCGGTCAAGTACGATCCCCGTGAGGAGGGATCCCACGAGCTGGTGGTCAAATACAATGGAGAGCCCGTCCAAG GTTCTCCCTTCAAATTCCACGTTGACTCGATCACCTCCGGCTATGTGACTGCTTACGGACCTGGTTTGACCCATGGTGTGACCGGCGAGCCGGCCAACTTCACCATCTCCACCAAGGGAGCCAGCGCCGGTGGCCTGACCATGGCCGTCGAAGGACCCAGCAAGGCGGAC ATCAACTACCATGATAACAAAGATGGCACCGTGTCCGTGCAATACCTGCCCACTGCCCCCGGCGAGTACCAGGTGTCGGTTCGCTTCGGCGACAAGCACATCAAGGGATCGCCCTACTTTGCCAAGATCACCGGTGAGGGACGCAAGCGCAACCAGATCTCGGTCGGTTCCTGCTCCGAGGTGACCATGCCCGGCGACATCACCGACGATGATCTGCGCGCCCTGAACGCTTCCATCCAGGCTCCTAGTGGCCTGGAGGAGCCGTGCTTCCTGAAGCGCATGCCCACCGGAAACATTGGCATCTCGTTCACGCCCCGCGAGATCGGCGAGCACTTGGTGTCGGTTAAGCGCCTGGGAAAGCACATCAACAACTCTCCCTTCAAGGTCACCGTTTGCGAGCGTGAGGTGGGCGATGCCAAGAAGGTCAAGGTCAGCGGTAACGGCCTGAAGGAGGGTCAGACCCATGCCGACAACATCTTCTCCGTGGACACACGCAACGCCGGATTCGGTGGTCTTTCCGTCTCGATCGAGGGTCCCAGCAAGGCTGAGATCCAGTGCACGGACAAGGACGACGGCACTCTCAACATCTCCTACAAGCCCACGGAGCCAGGTTACTACATTGTCAACCTGAAGTTCGCTGATCACCACGTGGAGGGATCCCCATTCACCGTCAAGGTATCTGGAGAGGGCAGCAACCGCAAGCGCGAGAAGATCCAGCGTGAGCGGGATGCCGTCCCCATCACGGAAATCGGCAGCCAGTGCAAACTGACCTTCAAGATGCCCGGCATCACCTCCTTCGACTTGGCCGCCTGTGTCACCTCACCCAGCAACGTGACTGAGGATGCCGAGATCCAGGAGGTAGAGGATGGCCTCTACTCGGTGCACTTTGTGCCCAAGGAACTGGGCGTGCACACCGTCTCGGTGCGCTACTCTGAGATGCACATACCCGGATCGCCCTTCCAGTTCACCGTGGGACCGCTGCGCGACTCTGGCAGCCATCTGGTCAAGGCCGGAGGTTCTGGTCTGGAGCGTGGCATTGTCGGCGAGGCGGCGGAATTCAATGTGTGGACCCGCGAGGCTGGCGGTGGCTCCCTGGCCATCTCCGTCGAGGGTCCCAGCAAGGCCGATATCGAGTTCAAGGACCGCAAGGACGGCAGCTGCGATGTCTCGTACAAGGTTACCGAGCCAGGCGAGTACCGTGTGGGTCTGAAGTTCAACGACCGCCACATCCCCGACTCGCCATTCAAGGTCTACGTCTCGCCGGATGCTGGTGATGCCCACAAGCTGGAGGTGCAGCAGTTCCCCCAGGGCAACATCCAGGCGGATGCCCCCTACCAGTTCATGGTGCGCAAGAACGGCGCCAAGGGCGAGCTGGATGCCAAGATCGTGGCTCCCTCCGGCACGGATGACGATTGCTTCATCCAGGTGATCGACGGCGAGATGTACTCGGTGCGCTTCTATCCTCGCGAAAACGGTATCCATGCCATCCACGTCAAGTTCAACGGCGTCCACATTCCGGACTCGCCGTTCAGAATCAAGGTGGGCAAGGATGTGGCTGATCCGGCCGCTGTCCACGCCACCGGCAACGGACTCGACGAGGTGAAGACCGGACACAAGGCCGACTTCATCATCAACACCTGCAACGCTGGCGTGGGAACTCTGGCCGTTTCCATTGATGGACCCTCAAAGGTGGCCATGGACTGCACGGAAGTGGAGGAGGGCTACAAGGTGCGCTACACCCCACTGCTCCCGGGCGAGCACTACATCACGGTCAAGTACAACAACATGCATATCGTGGGCTCACCCTTCAAGGTGAACGCCACCGGCGACAAGCTGGCGGACGAGGGCGCCCAGGAGACGTCGACTGTAATTGTGGAGACGGTCCAGAAGGTGGCCAAGGGCGGCAAGAACACTGGCGTCCATCTGCCCACCTTCAAGTCGGATGCCAGCAAGGTGGTGTCCAAGGGAATGGGCCTGAAGAAGGCTTACATTGGCAAGCAGAACCAGTTCAGCATCTCGGCCACTGATGCGG GCAACAACATCTTGTACGTGGGCATGTACGGACCGAGGGGTCCCTGCGAGGAGTTCCACGTCAAGCACGCCGgccacaacaactacaatgTGCAGTACCTGGTGCGCGATCGTGGCCAGTACGTGCTGCTGATCAAGTGGGGCGAGGAGCACATACCCGGCTCCCCATTCCAGATTGATGTGTAG